The Engystomops pustulosus chromosome 2, aEngPut4.maternal, whole genome shotgun sequence genomic interval AATGGACGCTGTCCGTGAGGGGGGCCGGTGTCTACAGGAGGTATACAGCAGCTGGAGGTCTGAGATGAGGGGGGTGTGGTCACAGGAAGCTCCGCCTCTATGGCTATTAGTCTTCTAGGCTGCGGAAGGCGTTCTGCATGTCCTCCAGCAGCTGCGCGTAGTCCCCCTTAATCTTAGCTTCTCCTTCCTTCACCGGGTCCTGGAGGGGAAAGACAAACAGGAGCATGatgcatgatgggagaaggaacatgatgcatgatgggagaaggagcggtggagcccgatgcatgatgggagaaggaacatgatgcatgatgggagaaggagcggTGGAGCCCGATGCATGATGGGAGAGGGAGCGGTGGAGTGTGatgcatgatgggagaaggagcggtggagcgtgatgcatgatgggagaaggagcggtggagcccgacgcatgatgggagaaggagcggtggagcccgatgcatgatgggagaaggagcggtggagcccgatgcatgatgggagaaggagcggtggagcccgatgcatgatgggagaaggagcggTGGAGCCCGATGCATGATGGGAGAAGGGGCGGTGGAGCCCGatgcatgatgggagaaggagcccgatgcatgatgggagaaggagcggtggagcccgaagcatgatgggagaaggagcggTGGAGCCCGACGCATGATGGGAGAAGTGGCGGTGGAGCATGATGCATGATGGGAGAAGTGGCGGTGGAGCATGatgcatgatgggagaaggagcggtggagcccgacgcatgatgggagaaggagcggtggagcccgacgcatgatgggagaaggagcggtggagcccgacgcatgatgggagaaggagcggtggagcccgacgcatgatgggagaaggagcggtggagcccgacgcatgatgggagaaggagcggtggagcccgacgcatgatgggagaaggagcggtggagcccgacgcatgatgggagaaggagcggtggagcccgacgcatgatgggagaaggagcggtggagcccgacgcatgatgggagaaggagcggtggagcccgacgcatgatgggagaaggagcggTGGAGCGCGacgcatgatgggagaaggagcggtggagcccgacgcatgatgggagaaggagcggtggagcccgacgcatgatgggagaaggagcggtggagcccgacgcatgatgggagaaggagcggtggagcccgacgcatgatgggagaaggagcggtggagcccgacgcatgatgggagaaggagcggtggagcccgacgcatgatgggagaaggagcggtggagcccgacgcatgatgggagaaggagcggtggagcccgacgcatgatgggagaaggagcggtggagcccgacgcatgatgggagaaggagcggtggagcccgacgcatgatgggagaaggagcggtggagcccgacgcatgatgggagaaggagcggtggagcccgacgcatgatgggagaaggagcggtggagcccgatgcatgatgggagaaggagcggtggagcccgatgcatgatgggagaaggagcggtggagcccgatgcatgatgggagaaggagcggtggagcccgatgcatgatgggagaaggagcggtggagcccgatgcatgatgggagaaggagcggtggagcccgatgcatgatgggagaaggagcggtggagcccgatgcatgatgggagaaggagcggTGGAGTGTGATGCATGACGGGAGAGGGAGCGGTGGAGCCCGATGCATGATGGGAGAGGGAGCGGTGGAGCCCGacgcatgatgggagaaggagcggtggagcccgacgcatgatgggagaaggagcggTGGAGTGTGatgcatgatgggagaaggagcggTGGAGTGTGatgcatgatgggagaaggagcggTGGAGTGTGatgcatgatgggagaaggagcggtggagcgtgatgcatgatgggagaaggagcggTGGAGCGTGATGCATGACGGGTGCCGCCCCGCCCAGGTGGAGAACACTACGACCTTTCATTGGACTGACCTAAGCCGATCCCCTCCTCCCCCGCAGGTCCAGTGCCTTTCCACCCGCTCTTATTTAACTCCTTATCACCTGCTTTCCTCCAtaaacacaatgacaaattccatgtagttgcagtcaccactagggggagctagctGAAGATCCTTAAACTATAAgtgagtgccccctagtggtgagtgccccctagtggtgagtgccccctagtggtgagtgccccctagtggtgagtgccccctagtggtgagtgccccctagtggtgagtgccccctagtggtgagtgccccctagtggtgagtgccccctagtggtgagtgccccctagtggtgagtgccccctagtggtgagtgcAGGGGCAGAATAAGACGCCCGGGGCTGTATGAGATCTGGAataacttcctacatctggtgctagaatcagcttcttggggaatggaggatgaggcccttctgctgctttcaaactgcagttttaggacctttggaggaccttcttgtccccttagaaggcttgggccccgcgccaccacccaaaccgcctgtattatactccactacTGGATGAGTTCCTGTTATTATGGAACGACATAGATTCAGCTCAAGCCATCGAAGGGAATGGGACTgatctgcaataccaggcacggcCACTATAACATGTCAGGCGATGTGCTTGGGAGGAAGGACATATCTTAAgccctgctgacagattccctttgccTGTACAGCGTTCTGCCCCCACGTACCTTGAATTTCATGGAGGTCAGTCTGTACAGGATCTCCCCCATGTGCTCCCTAATGATTGACCACGTGATCTTGTTGTCACTCTGGGCGGTGGTCTCCACGGCGCGGCGGGCCATGTCGTAGAAGGCGATCATGTTGGAGAGCATGCCCACCGTCTTGTAGAAAGGACAGAACCTGAAGAAGACGACAAAGGTCAGACATGGAGCCAAACTGAACACTGATCCTCCAGACACCCGCTGCCTCCTCCATGCCCATTGCAGGGCTCAAACCCCCACCCTTCTTTTCCGCCCACTGCCAGGTGCAGCCTCCGCCCCCCCTCCCTTCGCGCCCACTGCCAGGTGcagcctccgcccccccccccccttcctttgcGCCCACTGCCAGGTGCAGCCTCCGCCCCCCCCCTCTGCCAGGTGcagcctccgccccccccccctctgccaggTGCAGCctccgcacccccccccctctgccaggtgcagcctccgcccccccccctctgccaggtgcagcctcgccccccccccctctgccaggtgcagcctccgccccccccccctctgccaggtgcagcctccgccccccccccctctgccaggtgcagcctccgcccccccccctctgccaggtgcagcctccgcccccccccccctctgccaggtgcagcctccgcccccccccccccctctgccaggtgcagcctccgccccccccccctctgccaggTGCAGCCTCCGCCCCCTCTCCTTCCCACCCACTGCCAGGCACTGCCCCGACCCCTCCAGAAAGCCCATCCCTGCCCCTTACCTGTCATATGGGGTGTAGCCGTTCTGTTGGAGGAAGTCGTCCTTGATCAGTTTGGCCACCTCCAGGGTGATCTTATCGGTTTCTGCTAGTGATGCCTGGAATAGACCAGCGGAGGATCTATGAGCAATTTGTCAGGTCTGAAGACGACCATACAGGACACCTCcatacaccccctcccctctatgtACAGAAGATCCTGCCCTGTCTTACCTTCCCGACCAGCTGCACGATCTCGGccaggtcctcctcctcctgcaggatcTCCTTGGCTTTGGTCCTGAGCGGCACAAACTCGGGGAAGTGCTTGTCGTAGTACTCGTCCAGAGCCCGCGTGTACTTACTGTAGCTGATCAGCCAGTTCACCGAGGGGAAATGCTTCCTCTGAGCCAACTTCTTATCCAAACCCCAGAAGACCtgcacatagaaggagagatcaGAGCCCGGGGAAACGGAGGGGAGGAGCCTGACACAGAGGGCAGTCAAGCACCGCCCCCTGGACTCCAGCTTCATGCAGCTATTACAAGGATGAGACGTTACCTGCACAATACCCAGGGTGGCAGAAGTGACTGGATCTGAGAAGTCTCCACCAGGGGGCGACACACTGAGAGCAAACACAGAAAAAACACAGGGGGATCAGGTGCGCGGCTGGTTATAtacctgtcatgtgatgtcacacaggtgcatggctcgttatatccctggtcatgtgttgtcacacagatgcacggctcgttatatccctggtcatgtgatgtcacacagatgcacagctcgttatttccctgtcatgtgatgtcacacaggtgcacggctcgttatatccctggtcatgtgatgtcacaccggtgcacggctcgttatacccctggtcatgtgatgtcacacagatgcacagcttttttatacccctggtcatgtgatgtcacacaggtgcatggctcgttatatccctggtcatgtgatgtcacacagatgcacggctcgttatatccctggtcatgtgatgtcacacagatgcacagctcgttatttccctgtcatgtgatgtcacacagatgcacagcttgttatatccctggccatgtgatgtcacacagatgcacggctcgttatatccctggtcacgtgttgtcacacaggtgcacggctcgttatatccctgtcatgtgatgtcacacagatgcacagcttgttatatccctggtcatgtgatgtcacacaggtgcacggctcgttatatccctggtcatgtgatgtcacacagatgcatggctcgttatatctctggtcatgtgatgtcacacagagtaattagagctgtgtgttataatgaaccAGGGACTGGCTTTTACCCATAGGGAGCAGACAATGAGgcttcctacagaatgacagcaagcagagatctagaaatggaTGAATGATTGGATacagaaaattgtacaacttttcattacacaaactatcatttttttgctgaaagtggacgacccctttaagaactGAATAAAACCTACAATATAATAGTGCACGGCGCCCTCCATGGGGTGTGTAAGAGGGGTGCACCCCCTCTGACTCCTCCACGCTTGGCTGCCGGTGCAGGACCTGCGATTCGCTCTCTAGAACAATGACTGCAGTTAACCCTTTCCATCCAGTCTTCTGCAGATAGGACTGGGACGGGTTATGCTGCAGTAGCTTCTACCCCGTTAGTGGTGTATTCTGACTACAGGCGGCTGTAGGGAAGGGGGCACAGGGTGGTCTTGTCATACTTACGCCCCTACGATGCTGACGCTGCCCTCCCTCTCGGGGTTTCCCAGACACTTCACCCGTCCGGCTCGCTCGTAGAAAGACGCCAGCCGCGCTCCCAGGTACGCAGGATAACCGCTGTCTGTACGGGAAGAACAGGACCATCACACATCACCCCTGGAGCGCCCCACCTGCCCCCGCCCGGCACAGCTACTCACCCGCCGGCATTTCAGCCAAACGTCCGGAGATTTCTCTTAGCGCCTCGGCCCATCGGGAGGTGGAGTCGGCCATCATACTGACGTGGTAGCCCATGTCCCGGAAATACTCCGACAGGGTGATACCTGCAGACAGAGAGCATCACACTGAGTCCTGCCCCCTATAGGCTGCGGCCAGCAGGGGGCGACACCGCTCAATGTCCTTACCAGTGTAGATGGAGGCTTCTCTGGCAGCCACGGGCATGTTGGAGGTGTTGGCGACCAGCGAGGTTCTCTTCATGATGCTCTCCACCTTCCCGTCCACCTCCATAGTCAGCTGCAACGCAAATCACAGGCTGAGAACCCAGGCCAAAACACACACCAACGACCCTGCCAAAATACACAGCTGCTCCAAACCCAGAGGTGTGAGGTCATGACTAGTGCAAGGGGTGAGGGAGGAGGACCTGAAATATCTCCAGACACCGACCAGACCTCCCCCAACATCTCCTGCCTGCAGCTCTACAGACTGtcatacactatatgtatagtgagtgcagctcagggtcggtacaggataagtaatgtcatgtatgtacacagtgactgcaccagcagcagaatagtgagtgcagctctggggtataatacaggatgtaactcaggatcagtacaggataagtaatgtcatgtatgtacacagtgactgcaccagcagcagaatagtgagtgcagctctggggtataatacaggatgtaactcaggatcagtacaggataagtaatgtcatgtatgtacacagtgactgcaccagcagcagaatagtgagtgcagctctggagtataatacaggatgtaactcaggatcagtacaggataagtaatgtcatgtatgtacacagtgactgcaccagcagcagaatagtgagtgcagctctggagtataatacaggatgtaactcaggatcagttcaggataagtaatggcatgtatgtacacagtgactgcaccagcagcagaatagtgagtgcagctctggagtataatacaggatgtaactcaggatcagtacaggataagtaatgtcatgtatgtacacagtgactgcaccagcagcagaatagtgagtgcagctctggagtataatacaggatgtaactcaggatcagtacaggataagtaatgtcatgtatgtacacagtgactgcaccagcagcagaatagtgagtgcagctctgcagtataatacaggatgtaactcagg includes:
- the ATP6V1A gene encoding LOW QUALITY PROTEIN: V-type proton ATPase catalytic subunit A (The sequence of the model RefSeq protein was modified relative to this genomic sequence to represent the inferred CDS: inserted 2 bases in 2 codons) codes for the protein MDFSKLPKIRDEXRESKFGYVHGVSGPVVTASNMAGAAMYELVRVGHSELVGEIIRLEGDMATIQVYEETSGVSVGDPVLRTGKPLSVELGPGIMGSIFDGIQRPLKDISDSTQSIYIPRGVNVSALSQTIKWEFTPXKSLRVGSHITGGDIYGLVFENSLIKHKIMLPPRNRGTVTYLAPPGHYDTSDVVLELEFEGVKEQFTMVQVWPVRTVRPVTEKLPANHPLLTGQRVLDALFPCVQGGTTAIPGAFGCGKTVISQSLSKYSNSDVIIYVGCGERGNEMSEVLRDFPELTMEVDGKVESIMKRTSLVANTSNMPVAAREASIYTGITLSEYFRDMGYHVSMMADSTSRWAEALREISGRLAEMPADSGYPAYLGARLASFYERAGRVKCLGNPEREGSVSIVGAVSPPGGDFSDPVTSATLGIVQVFWGLDKKLAQRKHFPSVNWLISYSKYTRALDEYYDKHFPEFVPLRTKAKEILQEEEDLAEIVQLVGKASLAETDKITLEVAKLIKDDFLQQNGYTPYDRFCPFYKTVGMLSNMIAFYDMARRAVETTAQSDNKITWSIIREHMGEILYRLTSMKFKDPVKEGEAKIKGDYAQLLEDMQNAFRSLED